Sequence from the Kiritimatiellia bacterium genome:
GCAACTGGTCGTACTGAGTGCCCGGCGTAAGACCGTTCAGCTCGACCTCAAAGATGGACCCACCCTGCAGCACCACGTTGTGCAACGCGGTGAACTGGCCGGGACTTGCACCCGGGGCCAGCGTCGCGCCCGCCAGCACCTGGATCACCCCCGTCACCGAGCCAAGCCCCTCCAGCCGGCCACCCGCCACCGTGATCAGGCCGCTGCCGGTGTGGACACCGTTGATCCGCAGCGTGCCATTCGAAATCGTCGTCGTGCCACTATACGAGTTCGAGGCGGTCAGAATCGTCGTCCCGCTGCCGACCTGCACCAGCGAACCAG
This genomic interval carries:
- a CDS encoding autotransporter-associated beta strand repeat-containing protein, with the protein product GSLVQVGSGTTILTASNSYSGTTTISNGTLRINGVHTGSGLITVAGGRLEGLGSVTGVIQVLAGATLAPGASPGQFTALHNVVLQGGSIFEVELNGLTPGTQYDQLLMGTNTVLTLSNPTLQVILGFTPNIGDTFQVVSGFASLSGTFAGLPSSGSTFNVGSTQFQIDYNASDITLTVIPEPSTLGLVGMVAAAMLLRRRLR